From one Culex quinquefasciatus strain JHB chromosome 3, VPISU_Cqui_1.0_pri_paternal, whole genome shotgun sequence genomic stretch:
- the LOC6053413 gene encoding LOW QUALITY PROTEIN: POU domain protein CF1A (The sequence of the model RefSeq protein was modified relative to this genomic sequence to represent the inferred CDS: substituted 1 base at 1 genomic stop codon), giving the protein MAATTYISSSGELDMALGGGYHTSSPRSAADANEMKYMHHHHHQSHHHVPSSPSPNPAGLGGVTGGLGGVGGNPWAALQPTDPWALHSHHPHSHPHATDVKQEMHLSQQARAQQGMASPHAWHAPVHPGTHYATGGSPLQYHHAMNGMLHHPAHPAHHQSAPPMHPSLRGESPQLHIPHHHLQGDRDVSAGEEDTPTSDDLEAFAKQFKQRRIKLGFTQADVGLALGTLYGNVFSQTTICRFEALQLSFKNMCKLKPLLQKWLEEADSTTGSPTSIDKIAAQGRKRKKRTSIEVSVKGALEQHFHKQPKPSAQEITSLADSLQLEKEVVRVWFCNRRQKEKRMTPPNTMGGDMMDGMPPGHMGHGGHGYHPHHDMHGSPMGTHSHSHSPPMLSPQSMGGGGHHQLTAHXQSEHQESSNNPAVFQPIHHPAIMQPHHHHHHQHTAAAVSSVAGNSYSIASTTTNTSSPPSMTSPSTGAPMPGGSPSSSAAAAAQMYIDHRHHQQQQQMHARRIFQEWTLQFGPTGSATGARYLN; this is encoded by the coding sequence ATGGCCGCTACCACGTACATATCGTCCAGCGGGGAGTTGGATATGGCCTTGGGCGGCGGATATCATACATCTTCACCGCGGAGTGCAGCCGATGCAAACGAGATGAAGTACAtgcatcaccaccaccaccagagtCACCACCACGTGCCCTCGAGTCCTAGTCCTAACCCAGCCGGTCTGGGTGGCGTGACGGGTGGACTGGGCGGCGTAGGTGGTAACCCATGGGCCGCACTCCAGCCAACCGATCCTTGGGCCCTGCACTCTCACCATCCTCACAGCCACCCGCATGCGACAGACGTGAAGCAGGAAATGCATTTATCGCAACAGGCCCGGGCACAACAGGGCATGGCCTCACCACATGCTTGGCACGCACCGGTACATCCTGGAACGCACTACGCGACCGGGGGATCTCCACTGCAATACCACCATGCAATGAACGGTATGCTCCACCATCCTGCTCATCCTGCTCATCACCAAAGTGCACCACCTATGCATCCCTCGTTACGGGGTGAATCGCCTCAGCTACACATACCACACCACCACCTGCAAGGCGATCGGGACGTGAGTGCCGGTGAGGAAGACACCCCAACGTCGGACGATCTGGAAGCATTCGCAAAGCAATTCAAACAGCGACGAATCAAGCTCGGATTCACCCAAGCCGACGTCGGTCTAGCCCTCGGTACCCTCTATGGCAATGTTTTCTCCCAGACAACGATATGTCGATTCGAGGCTCTACAGTTAAGTTTTAAGAATATGTGCAAGCTAAAGCCACTGCTGCAGAAATGGCTCGAGGAGGCTGACTCAACGACGGGATCGCCGACCAGTATCGACAAGATTGCGGCACAGGGTAGAAAACGGAAAAAGCGAACCAGCATCGAGGTGTCCGTGAAGGGCGCACTCGAGCAGCACTTCCACAAACAGCCCAAACCATCTGCCCAAGAAATCACATCGCTTGCCGATTCGTTGCAGCTCGAGAAGGAAGTGGTCCGGGTATGGTTCTGCAACCGACGGCAGAAGGAAAAGCGAATGACGCCACCGAACACGATGGGCGGCGACATGATGGACGGAATGCCACCAGGGCACATGGGTCACGGTGGACACGGCTACCATCCGCACCACGATATGCACGGTAGCCCCATGGGTACGCACAGCCACAGCCACAGTCCGCCCATGCTCAGCCCTCAGAGCATGGGAGGTGGAGGGCACCATCAGCTTACGGCCCACTAGCAATCAGAGCACCAGGAGTCCAGCAATAACCCGGCGGTATTCCAACCGATACACCATCCGGCGATAATGCAACCGCATCATCACCACCATCATCAGCATACCGCCGCTGCCGTCTCCTCCGTCGCTGGCAACAGCTATAGCATAGCATCGACCACCACGAATACCTCTTCGCCACCGTCGATGACGTCGCCATCTACCGGGGCACCGATGCCCGGCGGATCGCCCTCATCTTCGGCGGCGGCTGCTGCTCAAATGTACATAGATCATAGGCAtcaccagcagcaacagcagatgCACGCTAGACGGATATTTCAAGAATGGACTCTGCAGTTCGGACCAACCGGATCTGCGACTGGTGCACGATATCTCAACTAA